AGCTGGGCCAACAGTTCCGACAGCAAGAGCTCGGCAGCTCCATGGAGAACAATCGTTGCGACCTCGTCGAGCTCGATGGGCTCCAGGTTCACCGCGATGATGCTCGCACCGCGCTCGCCGCCAAGGTATGGCCGGAAGGCGCTGGATGCGCACCTGCTGTCAGCGGCGCGCGATGCCGCCGTGGCTTGCGACGCCTTCCTGGCTGTCGGCAGCACGGCTGCGGTCTTCCTGGCCAACGCATTGCCGCTCGGACATCCGGTCGCGCCGGTTCGCCGCATGGCTCGGGCCTTCGACAACGCCGCTGCTGGCCTCCATCGAGCTAGAACCTTGACAAGCCTATTCGGCTTATCGACACTGCGCCCTGGACGCTGAAATCGACAACTCCAACAAACGGGTCCCGCGGAAGCGCATGTCGAAAATGGCCGGGACTGGTCAAAGCTTGCGCGCCTTCGCCCGTCGACCTGACTGGAGGCTCGAATGAACGGCTTGGCAAAAACGAACGAAGTCACCTTGCGTTTCCCGGAACAGGGAAAACCGGTTAAAAGGGAGCACCTCTACGAGTTGTACAGTGATGTCATGGGGGTTCTGCAAAAGGACCATGACTGGTACATCCCGAGGAAGCGCGCTTACTACTTGCTCTCGCGGGTCACGCTAATTGGGTCGACCGCATTGCTGGGCTTTGCAGCCTTTCTTGCTTTCACCGACCAAAACTGGGCCCCGAGCTTCCTCGGCCTGAAGTTCGCCAATCCGGCTCAATTCGCCTTGGCACTTGCGGCTTTAGCGGCCTTCCTTCTGGCTGCGAACCAAGTCCTGATGTTTACGGGTACGTGGGTGCGGTATACGGAGGCCGCCATGAAGCTGAACTCACAGATGCTCGCTGCCCAATTCGACTGGCAACTATGCAGGATTGGCTGGGAGGACAAGGAAGGCGAGGCCTCCCCCGACCAGCAGGTTAAGGCGCTCACTCTGCTCAAGACTATGGTGGCAAACTCGCGCGCGGTCATGGAGTCCGAAACGTCGAAATGGAGTAGTGAGCTGGTGAAGGCCGTCGACCAGCTGAAAGCGCTCACTACTAGTCAGACGACCGCTACCCAAAGCCTCATCACCGCAGCAGGGAAGGCAGCAGTAGCCGCCTCCCCCGCAACCCTAAAGGTTAATTTCTCGGGCGCGCCGGACCGTCTAAAGGGACGCGAGGTTGTCGTCACCGTAGGGGACCACACCGAAAAGCGCACTGGTGTCGACTCAAGCGTGGTGTTCCCGAGCGTCGCACCTGGTACTTACAAGGTCGGGCTTGTAGGCACTGATGAAAAAAATGTCGAGGTCCGGGTGGACGGCATTGTGCAGGTTGAGGGCGGCTCGACGAAGGACATCACGCTTAATGTGCCGAAGGGTTAGCGCAGCCCGTTCCCCCGCCAGCTCTCTAGTTGCAGTAAGTTTGGTCGCCAATTTGTTGGCACGTCCGACCGTTGGGGCCATAGGTGGTGTCACCAATCTGCTGCCAGGTCTGCCCGTTCGGCCCGTAGGTAGTGTCTCCAATCTGCTGGTACGTCTGGCCATTGGGCCCGTACGTCGTATCGCCTATCTGCTGATAGGTCTGCCCCCGCGGCCCATAAGTTGTGTCGCCGATTCGCTGCCACGTCTGGCCGTTGGGGCCATAGGTCGTGTCGCCGATTTGTTGGTAAGAGCGGGTCTGGGCCACTGCCGGCAAGGCGAGCAGGCTAAGGACGAGTACGAGTGCAAGTTTCATAGAAATAGTTGTTTAGGGTGGTCGACGGCTTCTGGGCTTTTCGAGGTTGAGTCTACGGAGAACCGCGACTCAGGAGGAGGAACTCTGTCACGCATCCCTCAAGGCTATATCTTCCCTTTAGGGTAATCCCTAGCGCGTCCGCTACACTACCTGCACTCTCGGGGCCGGACCCTCAGGCCCCTTTTTCTATGAACGCCACTTACCTCATCAACGCCACCGGCTTGGTCGCACTTGTGCTGACTGTTCTCAGCCTGGTCGGCACCAGCGACAAGTTTCTTCGCAAGTCAACGGGCATCGCGTCTGCCATCTGGGCGGTGAACAACCTCCTGCTGGGGGCTCACACGGCGGCCGCACTGAGCGCGGTCTCGGTCGGCCGCCAAGCTTCCGCAGAAGCCGTGCAGACCCGCAGCGCGAGGACGCGGCTATTTGCATGCCTCAGCTTTGTCGCCGTTACCGTTGTCGCCAGCGCGCTGACCTGGAAGGGCTGGACCTCGCTGGCAACCGCAGCCGGCTCGCTGCTGGGCACATGGGCAATGTTCTATCTGCGCGGCGTCGGCCTTCGCCTTGTGATGGTGCTGGTCGCAGCGCTGTGGATGTACAACGCCTGGGCCTATAACTCGTGGTGGCAGATGGTGGGCACGTCCGCCTCAGGCGCTGCAGCGCTGTACGGCGCTTGGCGCACCCGCGCGGTGGACGGCGGCGGCGCGGCCTGAGCCCGTACCTGCCGACGAAAAGCACAAGCGAATAGGCCAGGCGAGCACTACGGCACGCAGCAGGGTTCGGCCCTCAAGCGGAACCGCTCTGGCTGCCGCCAGCCGAGTTAGAGTGCAGGCATGGCAACAATTCCTTGGCACGAAAGTTTGAGCAAGCAAGCTCAGGCTGACCTTTATCGGCTTTATGAAGTGCTATTCGAGGTACGTGACCTCCCGGCGTCAAACAAGCAGCGCGCGTTTGAGGCAGCGGCGGTCGGCAAGCACACTTGGCCAATAGTAGGCATCACCATGGACGCGCTGAAGCACCTCTGCACGAAGGGGACGTGCGACGGATTGCGTAGGGCCCATCGCGTCAAGCGCATCGACCGCGCGGCCGCCATGTTCGTCCGCGCGGAACGAATGACGCCCGACGAGCTGTTCAAGCACTTCTTCGAACTCGACGAGGTCGTCCTGGCGACCGTTAAAGAGAACGGCCGCCATGGGATAACGCATTGGGCCGAGGTCATCGACGTGCCCGTCGAGTACTTCACGCGCACCGGCATGAAAGCCGTCGCAACTGATGAGGACCTCGCTTGGGCCAACGGCGCGCTTCGGTCACGCGGCATCGCCGTCGTGCCGGAGTTCACCCCGAAGAAGCGCCGGCGCAAGGGGCCGGCGAAGAAATCCCACTAGGCGCCCGAAATCCTGGGTAACCGGCCTGGCGCGCACGTCGTGACCTGAGTGCCGTGCGGTTCCCGCCCGCGTCCCGCCCTGCAAATGCCCCAGGCGAGAAGCAGACCGCCCAAAGTGGGCGGGTTCGCGGGCGGGACGAATTTACTGACGAGGTCCGGAAGTCGTGCTCGTTCGTACCCGTGCCACGCCCCCCGCTCGCTAGGCGGGCCCGCCGGTCGGGAAACTCTTCTGCAATCCGAGCTACGCGCTTCAAGGCCCGAACCTGGCGCAGCACCTCGATTCGGGCGGGGTCGACGCCGTCCAACAAGTCTCGAACGGAGCACTGCAGTGCGGCCGCCAAGAGCATCAGTTCTGACGGGTCCGGCAAGGCCTCGCCCTTAAATGCACGCAGGAACCGATACTCGCCACGTGCATCATGGACCGTGCCTCCGCTCGCTCACAGACAGCTTCTACTCACGCTCACGCGGGTGAGCCCCAGTGCAGCTGTGCGCTCGCGCAGTTGCTGCGATACGCCCCATGCAACGCGCTCACCTTCCTTGACGACAGCCAGCTCGTCGGCTTCACGTAGTCTCTTGCTCGATGTGCGGGCGTAGCCGGACACGGACGACCGAGCTGATGATGGCTTGGAAGCAGGACCGCTTGACCGGTCGCGGGCGGCAAGGTCGCTCATGGGCTACTGATGGAGGAGGGCCGCCGGCGCAAGGTCGATGCGCGATGCGGACTGAAGGCCGCGGGGACTGCGCGGTCGATTTTACGGGCTAACCCTAACCCGAACCTTTAGGCCGGAATTTGGCCCTGGCCTCAGGTGGGCTCAGCACCCCCGGACGGCCCGCAGGACGCCCTCCCAGTAACTCTTTAGGTTCCCTTTGGAGAGGTGCGCGGACCGCTGACTCGCGGTGCGCGCGAGCTTGGCGCCGGCGAGCTCCGGTACCAGTTCGAACCAAGCCGCCACGCTGCGAACAAGTACGAAATGGCTGCCCGCGGCGAGCTGGTGCAAGGCGAGCTCTCGCGTGTAGGCCCTCGACGGGAGCTTCAGTTTCGGGTCGAAGTTCTCCGAGGCCCACGGGCACAGCTGCAGCGCCAGCACGTTGTTGCTCACAAGCTCGGGCCCCAGAGCCTCCCGGAGCTCGCGCAGGCGCTGCCAGGTCCATTGGCCATACCCGTTGCGGTACGCTGGTGCCAAGCTCTGCAGAGGCCAGCCGTCCACCACGGGGGGAGGGTGGTTGAACCCGTAGCCAGGGGTGGTCACATAGCTTGGGTTCGAAAGCAGCCAAGTGACCGGAGCGCCCAGGCGCCCCTCGTACAGCAGCGGAGCCACCTCCGAGCGCAGCCGGTACTCAGACCCCGGCGCAAGGCGCGCGTTGTAGGCGTCTAGGAAGGGAAGGTCAGCACTGAAGTCGAAGGTTGCACTCGTCATCGTCGGCACACTTTCCGGGCGAGGGAGCTCAACGCTCGGCCGCCTTGGCGGAGGTTACTTGGCGCAGTCAGCGGCCCGCACTTCGATGTCTGTCATTTTCCGGTCCGGACCGAAGTAAAGGCTCCGAAGCGTGATGCCCCGCTTCATGAAAGCAGAAAGGTTAGGCGATGCGCACTGCTGTTTCACAAGCGCAGCGCGCTGGGCCTTCTCGTCCATCGGAAACGTGGTCTCGTAGCGATACATGTACACCTTGTTGAAGGAGGTGTACGAGACGCTTTGCAAGATGGTTGTCGCGTTTACTCGACTCGGAAGGTCCTTGTTGAAAGCGTCGACGCCGGCTTTGGTCTCGGCGGCCAGCTCGCTCTCGGACATTTGAAGGATGCTGGCGGAGTTGTCGGCTGCGCCCGCAACGCCAGCAAGTAGAAGAACGAAAGGTGCGATGAGGGCGCGCATAGATATTTCATTTTGTAAGCAACGAGGTTCAATTGTGCCCGACGACGCTGAGGCTGGGCCAGGCTGTATCGGCAGCGTCGGGGCCGGGGCCTATACGAAGGAGGTCAACTCAAAACACTAAACCATGAAATCTGCACAAACCATCTCCCGCTTCGCCCTCCGCGACAAGACCACCGGCCAGCTGGTGCGCTACTACGTTGAGGACAAGAAGGGGGCATACGCATCGGAGCCCGTCGCCCATTTCCTGGCCTGCGGCCAAATGGATTCGGAGCTCCCGGTCTACGAGCAGCCAACCGCGCGAAAGCTTCACCGAGTGCTCCAGTCCGACACGCCGTCGTACAACGCGACGTACGACAGCCCGGGCCACGGCGAACTCGAGGCAGCCACCCTGGAAATCGTGCGCCGCACCGTCACGGAAGAGGTGGAGGCCTATGCTTACACGCCCCCGCCTCCTCTGAGGTCGCGCCTTCAACAGGACAAGCCGCTGCTGGTGCTGAGGCGCTACGCGGGCAATCCGAACCTGGACGCGACCGCTCGGACCTTCGAGGTCTTCAACATGCCCGAGGGCGAAACCCTCGCGAGCATGCAAGCCCGCGCGCGGAACGCGGAGGCCTTCCTGGTCAACGACTTCCGCTTCGTGGAGATGCTTGCTGTGTTCGAAGTCCCTGAGGACTACGTTCCGGACTTGCGCGGGAAGGACGGCTTCGCTGCCATCACCCGCGCGGTGGTCGAGCCGACCGAGCAGAAGGTGCCGGAGCCGGTTGAGCTGTGCGCATACGACGAGAACTCGCCGATGCCCGTGTCCGCGGCCTGGCCGCTGCGCGAGGAGCTGTGGCGCCCCTTTGTGGACAAGGACGTGCTCGTGACCTTCATCGCGGTCGTGCCCTTGCAAACATTGGTTTTCCCGTCCCCGCTCGAGGACTACCTGGTCGAGGCCTTTGACCGCCAGGTCGATGTCTCGGACGCCGAGTTCCGTGCGGTCGGTGCGCAGTACGACGGCTGGGATGACAAATTCGCCGGCGACGTCGAGCTCCAGGTCACCTGTCGGCTCATCAGCGTCGACGCATAGCGTGAACGTTTGATTTTTCAAGGCCTCTGAGTTCAACCTCAGGGGCCTTCCTCTCGCAGGCCTAAGCCGAGCGCCGGGCAAGTTTCCCAGGGCCGAGTAAAAGAAAAACGCCAGACCCGAAGGTCTGGCGAAATCAGCAGGGCGGGCACGGGAGGGAACCGCCCCTGCGATTTCAGCGGGGCGGTGCCGGCTGGGCGGGCGGTCTCGGCGTGGGGCATTCAATGAGCATGACGCCCGAGCAACGACCCCAGTCGCGCCAGAGGCCGAGCCCGCTCGCAAGAATCGTAGCGAGAGCGAACACGCCCCAAGCGATGAAGGTGACGCGAGTGCGCCTGCCTTTGCCTAGTCGCTCGAAATAGGACTCCCATCGTCCATGCTGAAGCTCCTCGGCTGACGGCTTGGCTGTTGGCTTGGCTGGCGCCTCGGCAATCTTCGCGCTATCCATGGGATAGGCCTCCAGTTCGAGGAGACGAAGATAGCCGCCAAGCAGCTTGAGATGGGAGTAGATGGCGTGCGACTTCCAGATGCCGTAGGCTACGACAAGGAAGGGCGTTATCCAAACCAGCGCTCCAAAGCCGAACCGGTACTCTGCGCTTGCAAGCCACGCAAAGATGGCTACGACGCCCAGGACGCAGGCCCTCTCCGTAAGCGCGAGTTCGGCCATGCACCCTTCGACTTCCTTGCGCAGGGCGATGTACTCTTCCTTCGGTAGCCAAGGTTCCGCCATAGTCCCTCCGTCGCAATGGACCGAACTGTGGCAGTGAACGAGCCAGAGGGCAAGCGTCGCACCGAAGCACCTTAGTGGCAGCCGTCCGCCAGCGCTCGCCGCTGTCGTACGTCCCGGGCATCGGCCGATTGTTTGCGACAATCAGGCTGGGATAGCAGCAGACGGTCGGGGAGCCTGGGGCCTGGCTACACGAATTGCACCCAACAACGAAAGGCCATTTGTGACCACTTCAACCATCCTTTCCGCCTCCATCAGCGCCATGCCTCGTGCGATGCCCGAGGGCATGTTCGACCCCATGCCGAAGGTTTCGGCGAAGCTGTCGACTGGCGAGGAAGTTTCCCTTTTCCAGTTCTACCCCGACGAGCTCACCTTCACCGAAGCGGAGTTTGTGGGCCTGACTGTGGAAGAGGCACGCAAGCTCCATCAGCGCAAGGACGTCGCGTACCTGCGGAGCTGATTGCACAACCACTATTCAAAAGGGCCGGAGACTTTTCCGGCCCTTCTTTCGTCCATCGCTTTCGTTATCAGCTCCTATGCACACAAGTCAGCTCCTTACGCGCCTCGGGGTCTTAGCCAGCCTGTCGACCCTCGGCCTTGCGGTAGTGCTCGCCGGATGTGACCGGAAAGCGGAAGCGCCGCCCATCGCGCCCGTGGCGTCGCGTCCGCTTTCGGACCCGCTGGGCCTGTTTCAAGAAATTCTGCGACCGTGCCAGGCAGTGCTGGGAGGTTCAGCAGAACGTGTTTGGCAAGCGCCAACGGGGAAGTGGGTTCGCAACAAGTTCATCCCGAAATCGCTAAGCTTCGACGTGAAAAGGACCGACTCCTTAGTATCCCCGTACGTGGCATACATGGATGTCAGATACTTTGAGGCGACGGACATTGACAACTCCGAGCAGGCCGTCAAAGCCCTGACAGTTCCAAACAAGCTGAGCAGCAACGTCGACCAACATTGGGTGCTGAAGTACGCCTTCAGGGACGGCAAATGGCAGCAGGGCGAAGTTGACTACTCCTTCGCGTTTCCCGATTTGAACATCGCCGAATCAGCGCCCAAGTCGCTACGCTTCGAGGACCTGGTCGAAGTCAGGCCAGACGCCACCGCTTGCGCAGTTCCGGCAACCTGAACACCTGCGGCGCTCTCCCGACCTGCGGGGTCAGCGGCGACACTCACTGGGTAGCAAGCTCGGCCTCATGTCCACAGGCTTGCAGACCCAGGTCACCCGGCCAGCGGCGTCCGCCGACGGGATGAGCTGGAAGGTGCGCCCATTCGCGGGGCCTGACGCAAGGACGAACTGCAGGACACCGTTGGACGTGTTCAGCTGCACGTCCTTAAGCCCATATGGCGGGCGCGTGTCGGAGAGCACCTCGGCCAGGCTGCCTGGCAGCCGCCCCTGTGCTTCGTAGAAGGACCCGACCTCTGCCGCTACCGTTTTGCCGTACATCAAGGCACTCGTCGCCTTGGCGCGCGTCGTGTAGTCCTGGTATGCCGGCAAGGCAATCGCGGCCAGGATGCCAATACCGGCCACCACGCCCATCACCACGGCGAGGATGAGCGCGATGTTGCTCGTGCCACCCTTGCTTGCGACCAGCACGACCTGGGCCTGCGGATTGCTGCTCGTGGCCCGTGCCTTCGCGACGAGGCGCTGGCAGTGTCGGTAGTAGCCACCATTTGAGATGAGCGGCGGCACGATGAAGATTCCAAGGAGGTACACGACGTAGCCCAGGCCTCCCGCAGTCGGCGAAACCGCGGCAAGCCCGCCGAGCGCAATGGCCAAGAGGTACGGCAGGAAGAAGTAGAGTGCCGCCTTGCCCCACATCTTGCGGTACAGCAGCCACCAGAACGTACAGAAGAAGGCCGGCCAGTGCCAACCGACCGAGGTTGTGCCCGCACGGTCGAAGGCCTCGAAACGGCGCAGGTAGTAGTCCCGATTCTTGTGGCCAATGGCCAGGCCGTACAACTCCGCGTCGTTGTCGCGGGCCTGCGCGCTCGGCGCCGCAGGCGCCTCGGCGGCTTTGCCAAAATCCAGGGAACGCTCTTGCGGGCCACGTGTGGTTGCCGGAACGGGTTTTCCGCAGCCAGCGCAAAAGTTCGCGTAGCCCGGGTTGAGGGTTCCGCAGTCAGTGCAATTCATGTGCAGGTCGGTCTTTCACAAGGGGTTTGCCTGCGCAGGGCTGCACCCGGCGGCAGGGGCTCGAACTAAGGGAAGGGGCGGGCTCAGGAGGTGACCTGGTACACACGCACCAGCTGCGCCTCGTCGGGGCTGAATACGCACGACCACTGCTTCTTGCCGGTGTATCCGCCGTAGCTGTTCTTGGCGTTGATTTCGAGCCCATACGAAACGCCTGGATGGGTCTTGCCGGCGTGATAGTCGTAGGCGGGGCCAAACCGCTGCGTCTCCGTCATGCGGGCGCTGTCTGGGTCCTTGAGCATGTCGCGCGCGGCCGCGCTGCACTTCGCCTTGTTGGCAGCCAGCAGCTCCGGCGTGGGCGGATTGGTGTCAGGAATCTTGGTGGCAAGCTTGCGCTTGGTCTCATCCAGGTTGGCCAGGATGTCTGCGTAGCCGCTGTTCGAGTTCACGCCATTGGCCTTCGAGTAGACCGACGTTTGTCCCTCGCCGCAGGGCACCTGGCTAAAGGTGTTGCCGCATCGATAGACGGTTTGGCCATGCACGGCTCCGCACAGGAGCAGCGCCAGCGCTGCGATAGTTTTCATTCGTTCTTCTCCTCGCCCGCGGTTGTACCGGCAAAACGGAGGCAAAGCGAGGGAGCTGTTCCCGAAACGTCGGTTCCTCACCACCCTTCGCGGACAAACTTCACGCTTCGTGCGACGCGAGGCAAGCTAGAGCTTGGGGCCCGCCCGCAACAGTCTCTGGAGAAGCGCTCTTCCGCCGGCGCTGTTCATGGTCAACGAAGCAGAGGTCCCCTGGGCCTTGTCGTACACCACGAGGTTCTCTCCGCTATCGGCCGAGCCCTGGTAACCCCAGGCGTCGATGTGCCGGGTCACGATGACCAGCTTCTCGTTTTCGAGCACCAGATTGCGGGCGAGCTCCAGCGCCTCCTGCACGCTTGGCAACCTCTTCAGGCTTGGCGTCGCGGTGAAATCCTTCGACCGGTAGGGGCACCACTCGAGCACGGCGACCTTGTGAGCAAGTACTCGGTGCACCTCCTCCAGTGGTACCTTCCAGTTTTGCCCGAGCTCAGTGGCCACACCACGAAGCTTGGCCATCTGCCGCTGCTTTACTGCCAGCTCTGCGCCACCCTTCCAATAGGCGACCCCAGGGTGCGTGCGAAAGGCCGGATTGAAGTCGTAAAACGGATAGCCGCCTGGCGTGTGCTGCTGCTGGATATTGGCGCTCTGTGCTGCAGTCATCGCCTCGTGTTCTTTCGGCCAAGCCTTGCGCCAAGCTTCATCGTTGTCGCCATAGCCTGCGTTAAGCGTCAGGATGACGGCCTCCGCCGTCCGCAGGTTCCCCAGCACGGGAATCGGCAGGACCTGGAGCTGGAACTGCGGATGCTTTGTAGGCTCGAGATGGGGCTCGTCCTTGGGGTGGACATACAAGGACTTTGGTGACATGTCCAGCTCTCGCCAAAATCGTTCGAAACGCTCAATGCCTTTGCTCATCCTCGACTCCGTCTTGCTGCGCCCGCTCGCTGGCGCGATTCGGGGAATGGTACGGAAGGAGCGATATAAAGCGAAGCTCAATTCCGGGTGCGTTGCGCAAGTCTCACGACCGCGGACAGGGGCTTGACTTATATTCGCGAGTTTCGCAGCCGCGCTGCCGCTCCGAGGTCAGGAGAACCGCTCCGCAGGGCCTGCTCGTCGCCTTCGTCCGCTGCAAGCCACGCTCGGACCGATTCGATATGCCGGTTCAGTTCGGCCTGGTCGCCAGCCCGGTATCGGTCCCGCAGCGACGTGAGAGGCTCGATGATGATTTCTGGCCAGCCGAACTGGTCAGCTGTGATGTCCGCCACGGTCGGCTCGCCGGCGATTTCCAGCTCGACCCAGTAGTGTCCTCGCCAGTTGCCGGAGACGTCTCGAACGCCATCGTTGTCGCCACCACCGCCGCGGATGACACTGCGGTGCGGTGTGAACTTGTGAAAGGCGTCCAGCAGCAAAATGCTCCCGAGCGCGCAGACGCCATCGGTGCGCTGATGCTTCAGCGTCATATCGAGCGTCTGGACGAGAAGTCGACGCATCGTGGCGGCAATCTCGAGCGGAGGGGGCAGGGCGGACTCCTGTTGGTGCGAACGTTGCAAGTGTGTCATCGCCGGGGAGCCTGCTGCACCGGGTTTCGGCGCTAGACGGCCCGCCCAGTGTTGGTGATGGCCGCGCGCTGCCAGCCTTGGCCGGGCACCAGGAACGAGTACGGGCCGTCGGTATCGATGGTGTCGGCAGCGAAGGCATCACCGCAGAGCCGGACCGCTGTGCGCCCCAGAAGCTTGTTGGCAACGAGTACATACTGCTCGGGCTCGTCGATATCCTGCTCAGAGATGCCAGCAACCAGTCCACGCGAAGGGTGGTGGATGGCAGCTCGAGTAGAGGTCTTGCCAGAAGCCCGGTCGGTTAGCACCGCGACGTAGGCGCTCAGCTCGGACTCGTCGGTGTACGTCGCGTCCGCCACGCGCTTCATCGCGACCGAGAGGGTGTGCGCCTGCTTGATGTGATAGACGCTGCGCAACACGGGCCAGGGGCTGCCAACCATCAGGCACGAGTGGGTAACAGACAACGGCGGCCGGCTGGCCACACCGTCAGAGTACTCCGCAGCGAAGCTGAGGGGACTTGCCTGCAGCTTCTCCAGGTCTTCAGGCGTGCCGTCCTTGACTCGCACCAGCAGCATCGTCTCGTCGTAAAAAGGCGTCTCGTCGATTTCGCGCCAGCAATTGGGCTCCGCTTCCTGCACGTGGCCGTCCTTCAGCTGCGCGCAAATCTGGAAGGCGAGGGTGGGCGACAAGCCAAACGCTTTGGCGGCATTCAGGTGCCCCGGCAAGACGTCAAGCCGCTCAGGCGAGATGCCCGACGCCTTCGACAGGTCCGCTGCGACGGCTCGCGGGTCGCTCAAGCGATTGAGCGTGACGCCCCGCGGGCGCGCAAAGACCGTGGCCAGGGCGGCCAGCGCGTAGCCGCTGGAGTAGTTGTTCCCGCCTCCACGAAGCGGCTGGAACATCGACGAGCTCAGCATCCCGTCGAGCTCTTCGAGCGCACCGTCGTTGCCCGGCCGGGCCGCCTCTGCGCCCAGCGTCATCATCCGGGTGCTCTCGTTGCGAGCCAAGAGCCGGAAAATCTCTCGCCCGACAGGCCCTCGAAGGGCCGACGCACCTTGGGCGATTGCGTTGAGGCTCCTGATAAGCTCTTTGTCGTTCATTGGGCGGTCGGCGCGGAATTGGCGCTTATTTTAAGTAATTTGGGGCGCGGATTTTAGCAAAGATTGTTTTAGGCCACCAGCATTATATTAGACTGGTTTAGGCCCGCGAGAAGCGAAACGCCCTT
The genomic region above belongs to Variovorax sp. PBL-E5 and contains:
- a CDS encoding SLATT domain-containing protein; this translates as MNGLAKTNEVTLRFPEQGKPVKREHLYELYSDVMGVLQKDHDWYIPRKRAYYLLSRVTLIGSTALLGFAAFLAFTDQNWAPSFLGLKFANPAQFALALAALAAFLLAANQVLMFTGTWVRYTEAAMKLNSQMLAAQFDWQLCRIGWEDKEGEASPDQQVKALTLLKTMVANSRAVMESETSKWSSELVKAVDQLKALTTSQTTATQSLITAAGKAAVAASPATLKVNFSGAPDRLKGREVVVTVGDHTEKRTGVDSSVVFPSVAPGTYKVGLVGTDEKNVEVRVDGIVQVEGGSTKDITLNVPKG
- a CDS encoding YgjV family protein, which encodes MNATYLINATGLVALVLTVLSLVGTSDKFLRKSTGIASAIWAVNNLLLGAHTAAALSAVSVGRQASAEAVQTRSARTRLFACLSFVAVTVVASALTWKGWTSLATAAGSLLGTWAMFYLRGVGLRLVMVLVAALWMYNAWAYNSWWQMVGTSASGAAALYGAWRTRAVDGGGAA
- a CDS encoding DUF2628 domain-containing protein, whose amino-acid sequence is MNCTDCGTLNPGYANFCAGCGKPVPATTRGPQERSLDFGKAAEAPAAPSAQARDNDAELYGLAIGHKNRDYYLRRFEAFDRAGTTSVGWHWPAFFCTFWWLLYRKMWGKAALYFFLPYLLAIALGGLAAVSPTAGGLGYVVYLLGIFIVPPLISNGGYYRHCQRLVAKARATSSNPQAQVVLVASKGGTSNIALILAVVMGVVAGIGILAAIALPAYQDYTTRAKATSALMYGKTVAAEVGSFYEAQGRLPGSLAEVLSDTRPPYGLKDVQLNTSNGVLQFVLASGPANGRTFQLIPSADAAGRVTWVCKPVDMRPSLLPSECRR